In the genome of Dunckerocampus dactyliophorus isolate RoL2022-P2 chromosome 6, RoL_Ddac_1.1, whole genome shotgun sequence, one region contains:
- the LOC129183294 gene encoding beta-1,3-galactosyl-O-glycosyl-glycoprotein beta-1,6-N-acetylglucosaminyltransferase-like — MTKDFRKKVHIPDEFYINATKDCKKFRSSRKYLPFPLSQEEEDFPLAYSMVVHHKVQNFERLLRAIYTPQNIYCVHVDNKAPASVRSAIRSIVSCFPNVFLASRLETVVYASWSRVQADLNCMADLLKASVTWKYFINLCGQDFPLKTNLEMVRALRSLDGANSLGSEKMPKNKMWRWKSVHHIVDGHIKRVGKPKEPPPFNLPIFSGNTYILVTRAYVGSVLEDKRIQALMDWAKDTYSPDEFLWATIQRMPGIPGSTWLHPKYDLSDMNALARLCKWEWHEGVRASLDAVYPKCHGTHVRNICIYGAGDLQWMLKQHHLFANKFDIDFDAVVVYCLEKYLRQKALAALE, encoded by the exons ATGACTAAGGACTTCCGCAAGAAGGTCCACATCCCTGATGAGTTTTACATCAACGCTACGAAAGACTGCAA GAAGTTCAGGTCAAGCAGGAAATATTTACCATTCCCGTTAAGCCAGGAAGAGGAGGACTTCCCCCTGGCTTACTCCATGGTGGTCCATCACAAG GTGCAGAATTTTGAGCGTCTGCTGCGAGCCATCTACACGCCTCAAAACATCTACTGCGTCCACGTGGACAACAAAGCCCCAGCGTCTGTCCGATCAGCCATCAGGTCTATTGTCTCCTGCTTCCCAAACGTCTTCCTGGCGAGCCGCTTAGAGACCGTGGTCTATGCCAGTTGGTCCCGTGTCCAGGCCGACCTCAACTGCATGGCCGACCTTTTGAAGGCCAGCGTCACATGGAAGTACTTCATCAACCTGTGTGGACAGGACTTTCCTCTCAAGACCAACTTGGAGATGGTGCGGGCCCTCCGCTCTCTGGACGGAGCCAACAGCTTGGGGTCCGAGAAGATGCCCAAGAATAAGATGTGGAGGTGGAAGAGCGTTCACCACATAGTTGATGGACATATCAAG AGAGTGGGAAAGCCAAAGGAGCCACCACCCTTCAACCTCCCAATTTTTTCTGGAAACACCTATATTCTGGTCACCCGAGCTTACGTTGGTAGCGTCCTGGAGGACAAACGCATCCAGGCACTCATGGACTGGGCCAAGGACACGTACTCGCCTGATGAGTTCCTGTGGGCGACCATTCAAAGGATGCCCGGCATCCCCGGCTCCACGTGGCTCCACCCCAAATATGACCTCAGCGACATGAACGCCTTAGCGCGGCTCTGCAAGTGGGAGTGGCACGAGGGCGTACGGGCCTCTCTGGATGCCGTGTACCCCAAGTGTCATGGCACCCATGTGAGAAACATATGTATTTATGGGGCCGGAGACTTGCAGTGGATGCTGAAGCAGCATCACCTCTTTGCCAACAAGTTTGACATCGACTTTGACGCTGTGGTTGTTTACTGTTTGGAAAAATACCTGAGGCAAAAAGCTCTGGCTGCCTTAGAGTAG